The Phoenix dactylifera cultivar Barhee BC4 chromosome 9, palm_55x_up_171113_PBpolish2nd_filt_p, whole genome shotgun sequence genome window below encodes:
- the LOC103701721 gene encoding LOB domain-containing protein 2-like — MQNNIPHPLHPPAPPLGPAPAPVAGAGAGHGGHQACAACKHQRKKCTGNCEMASYFPANRSREFGLVHRVFGVSNVTKMLKAVDSIPERERAAETLTWEAEWRIVDPSEGCYNEVIQLKYENAMLRDVIRSCGRCSHLALPPPYHSPVPQPERHRANGNNPNNGGGNFIHNHEDIIINNNNNGNIGGGVGVAAMVHQQMINYPVYNGDLINGYHHPHPLMYMPEMDERDIARGALYLPNHIR; from the coding sequence ATGCAGAACAATATCCCCCATCCTCTCCACCCCCCGGCTCCTCCCCTGGGCCCAGCACCGGCCCCTGTCGCCGGCGCCGGTGCTGGCCACGGCGGCCACCAGGCGTGCGCGGCGTGCAAGCACCAGCGGAAGAAGTGCACCGGGAACTGCGAGATGGCCTCCTACTTCCCGGCTAacaggtcgagggagtttggccTGGTGCACAGGGTCTTCGGGGTCAGCAACGTCACCAAGATGCTGAAGGCCGTCGACAGCATCCCCGAACGGGAGCGCGCTGCCGAGACCTTGACGTGGGAAGCGGAGTGGAGAATCGTCGACCCCTCTGAGGGCTGCTACAACGAGGTCATACAACTCAAGTATGAGAACGCCATGCTCCGCGACGTGATCAGAAGTTGCGGCCGCTGCAGCCATCTGGCCCTACCGCCGCCTTACCATTCGCCTGTTCCGCAGCCGGAGCGGCATCGGGCGAACGGCAACAATCCCAATAACGGCGGCGGTAACTTCATCCATAACCATGAGGACATCAtcatcaacaacaacaacaacggcAACATCGGAGGAGGCGTGGGCGTCGCCGCAATGGTACATCAGCAGATGATCAACTATCCTGTCTACAATGGAGATTTGATCAATGGTTATCATCATCCGCATCCTCTCATGTATATGCCGGAGATGGACGAAAGAGACATTGCTCGCGGCGCACTCTATCTTCCGAACCACATTAGATGA
- the LOC103697794 gene encoding rac-like GTP-binding protein RAC2 isoform X1, giving the protein MTTARFVKCVTVGDGAVGKTCMLICYTSNTFPTDYVPTVFDNFSANVVADGSTVNLGLWDTAGQEDYNRLRPLSYRGADVFLLAFSLISRASYENIYRKWIPELRHYAPNVPIVLVGTKLDLRDDKQFLIDHPGAAPITTAQESISNEKNRYYQVLFSSCINILQYIFCFLEQGEELKKMIGAAVYIECSSKTQQNVKAVFDAAIKVVLSPPKPKRKRRKQRTCFIL; this is encoded by the exons ATGACCACGGCGAGGTTCGTCAAGTGCGTGACAGTCGGCGATGGAGCTGTGGGGAAGACGTGCATGCTCATCTGCTATACCAGCAACACCTTCCCGACG GATTACGTCCCGACCGTGTTCGACAACTTCAGCGCCAACGTGGTGGCGGATGGAAGCACGGTGAACCTCGGGCTCTGGGACACCGCAG GGCAGGAGGACTACAACAGGCTAAGACCTCTCAGTTACAGAGGGGCCGATGTGTTCCTGTTAGCTTTCTCTCTCATTAGTAGGGCCAGCTATGAGAATATTTACAGAAAG TGGATCCCTGAATTAAGGCATTATGCTCCTAATGTGCCAATTGTGCTTGTGGGAACTAAACTTG ATTTACGTGATGACAAGCAGTTTCTCATTGATCACCCTGGTGCCGCACCAATTACAACTGCACAGGAAAGTATATCAAATGAGAAGAACAGATATTATCAAGTTCTTTTCTCAAGCTGCATAAATATTTTACAAtacatattttgttttttggaaCAGGgagaagagctaaaaaagatgaTAGGCGCAGCTGTTTATATAGAATGTAGTTCCAAGACTCAACAG aaTGTGAAGGCCGTGTTTGATGCTGCAATTAAGGTGGTTCTATCTCCCCCAAAGcccaagagaaagagaagaaagcaaCGGACTTGCTTTATTTTATAA
- the LOC103697794 gene encoding rac-like GTP-binding protein RAC2 isoform X2, protein MTTARFVKCVTVGDGAVGKTCMLICYTSNTFPTDYVPTVFDNFSANVVADGSTVNLGLWDTAGQEDYNRLRPLSYRGADVFLLAFSLISRASYENIYRKWIPELRHYAPNVPIVLVGTKLDLRDDKQFLIDHPGAAPITTAQGEELKKMIGAAVYIECSSKTQQNVKAVFDAAIKVVLSPPKPKRKRRKQRTCFIL, encoded by the exons ATGACCACGGCGAGGTTCGTCAAGTGCGTGACAGTCGGCGATGGAGCTGTGGGGAAGACGTGCATGCTCATCTGCTATACCAGCAACACCTTCCCGACG GATTACGTCCCGACCGTGTTCGACAACTTCAGCGCCAACGTGGTGGCGGATGGAAGCACGGTGAACCTCGGGCTCTGGGACACCGCAG GGCAGGAGGACTACAACAGGCTAAGACCTCTCAGTTACAGAGGGGCCGATGTGTTCCTGTTAGCTTTCTCTCTCATTAGTAGGGCCAGCTATGAGAATATTTACAGAAAG TGGATCCCTGAATTAAGGCATTATGCTCCTAATGTGCCAATTGTGCTTGTGGGAACTAAACTTG ATTTACGTGATGACAAGCAGTTTCTCATTGATCACCCTGGTGCCGCACCAATTACAACTGCACAG GgagaagagctaaaaaagatgaTAGGCGCAGCTGTTTATATAGAATGTAGTTCCAAGACTCAACAG aaTGTGAAGGCCGTGTTTGATGCTGCAATTAAGGTGGTTCTATCTCCCCCAAAGcccaagagaaagagaagaaagcaaCGGACTTGCTTTATTTTATAA